The genomic region agaataatatgaTAGCGCGATCTCCAAACgcaatttatatctttatattcttCACTTACTTCACGAAGTGCTGGAATACAAATTTAAGAACATCAAAGTTTACAGGATTTAATTTGTTGAGCATCAGACGAAGAGCTAACAATCTCCCACTTCGATCTGCAATTTCACATTTTGGGATTTAATCTTGATTCAAAAAATAATCACACGATTATTACCTCTAAAAATAGTACTAACCTTCCATGTTCATACAAGTAGCCGACATAGGTTTGCTAATACCTCGTGCACCTGATACATGGgcataacatattttaaaaaatattatgcttCTTATTAGTGTaatcgtaataaaaatttaacaacatAAGATTAACAACttaaggattttaaaaaaatttaaatcaagagtagaattgcttaaatttttacaattgtaaCTTACCTGATATATCTTCCAATTCGCTCATACGTTCTTTGTCAATAAGCGGTGGTAGTCTCTTGGAAAAGAAGTCTTTCAGGGCTGTAGCAACAGCATTTACAGGAATGTCCAAAGAATGTATGTCGACATTACCATCTATACGTATAGACAGGAAAAAGAATTCACGTTACTCGTTACACAAAATTTATGTGAAACATAAACTTGGcgttttaaagaagaaaatataattaaaatcggaaaaagtttttaactaaaataatatacCTTCTTCGAATTTTTGGAACAGCAATTCCACATGCGCACGATTACCGGGTACTCTGTATATTCCTTCCGAATCTAATCCCTCGTCCTCGATAAATCGCACGCATTTCTCAAGGAATAAAGGTATCCGATTCGTATCGCTCTGTGCAAAATCCTCAATCAAGGGTTGCTGCGATTGACCAGAGATCGGTGTTCCTCCGGGGCCTTTggtctgttttattttttcttgtttcttcttttccctctctttttctttctctgcaTGTTTCTTAAGTTTCTCCTCTTTTTGTCTTCTTTTTTCCAACTTTTCGTCTTCCTTTGCTTTTTGCTTGTCTTTTTTCCTGGTTAACTTGTCGCTGTCCTtcgatttatttaatataccaAACTAAAGAACAGGCAAAGCAAGTTAATTACATGCATATATATCATAACAtcaatttgtattatatgtGCTAAAAACTTACACTAGGAGAATTAATTTCACGAGGCGAAGAGACATCTAGACTTGATTCATCATCTGGAATGCCAAACGTATTTTCACTCCTTTGCTTGGCTAAAATAACAAGTTTCATGCAAGTTAAAAAAAGCATAGACACAGCAACTTAATGAAAAACGTGTTAACAGACAtcatatttgaaaagaaaaaagagaatcaAAGCTGCTGTTAATTAAAAAGCCTCAATTTAAATCAAAACGTAATATCATTTATACATGCGTATGCAGATggttaaattattgaattagaCTTTaagttgcataaaataattcattcaaATCATATTAGAAAATTCTCTGCACTAatcaattactataattaaattatatgagtAAATTATACAGACAAAGcattttataaagtatatttaaagtatattttataaggTTGTAAGAATGAATATCcttatcaaattaaaatccaCCACTTACAGGAGGCGCTGAACATCTCCTGCGTCATATGTTTCATATTAAACGGGTGTTGTAAGTATTGCTGTTGCAGAGAATTTCCGGAAAATCTTTTCCGCAAACTAGCCGCggcatatttatattgtttcgATCTGGACCTCGAGGTGTGTTCCGGATCGCTTGATTCGGAAGTATCGGGCGTTTCGCTAGATACTGAAAAGACGGAGATATTTCGCTAAATATCGCCATTCATAGGTAACGCAGGAACTTTTATTACAATCAtacacacttaaaaaaaaaaaaaaaaggataaaatggAGAAAATGTTACCTCTTTCCGCAGGATCAACACGCCAATTCTTATCATCCTTCATATTGTAGTTTAGACCGACAATACCGTCACCGCTACCCATGCTGGCCAATGACGGCACTTTTGGTGTCGCGACCGGTATCGCCGTACGTTTCTTGCGTATTCGTTTGTGTGACGAACACTTCTTATTCCCCTTAATCAGGGCGTCCGTCGCCCTTTGTCTCTCCAAGGAACTCCACTCCGAGTCAGAATCGCTGTATGCTGTGTgattatgataataattattgtaaataatttatatgtaaatttagcattccaaaaagatatttattgtaAGAAGAAAAGATCTTACATGGCTGTCCCTTTTCGCGTCGGTGGCGCAACTTGGATTTGTTATTGCCGATAGAATCTTGCACCAAGGCGTACATATAATCGCCGTCGTAGGCCGAATACATGTTCGGAACGACATCCTTCACCTGTGCGTACTCGGAGCCAAGATCCACCAGTTCCGGAGTAGCGAGAGGAGCGTGACCCATTGTCATTTTCGGACCATGCTCATCCTTCTCGCCAATCGTCATTCTAGATATCACGTCTGTTACATTGGAAAAATCTTTCAGATTGATTTTCCCGGGCTGTTTCAGAGTCTGACTGCTGCCTTTTGGTCGTGGCTTAATCTGGGAGATATATCGTCGACCCGTCGTAAAGGCTCTGTGCGAGTAACTGTTAACTCCGTCTTGATGCATGAACGTGTCCTTTACCCAACctatgcaaagaaaaaaaacttacaaCTCGacaaattttaaacaatcacgAATTTTTTGAAGTTGCGCGATGGTCTTGTATGTTACTGACCAGATAATTTATTTGTGATATCTTCATTTTTCATTAgatctctttccctctcctccCGATAGAAATCAACCTGGCTGTAAATGTCACTGTCGTCGCTTGGTGTGGCCCTGTGATCGGCAAATTGTTCAGTCAAACCAGTGTCACCTAGATCACCGTCGGGTGTCAACTGTTCATACGACTCGGAGCCGCTTCTAAAAGTTACAGACATACTGCTTCACATTAGACTTTGGGTCACAAACAAATTCAAACGTTAATAAATCTGCTGGCTCGGTCGCTAAAGAGCAGCTTCTAGAATAGTTACCCGTCATCCGGTGTCTGAAGGTGATAGCTCTCGTGCCGCGGTGGCGGCATCGGATGTAAAGCCGAATATTCCAGAGTGCCTTCTCCGCTATCGTTCAAATTCCCCGGCTCCTCCATATTAAATGCCTGCTCGATTTCAGGTTTCTTTTCCCATACCACTTTGAAGAAGGGCGTGTAAAACGCAGCTGTATATTGCATGAATAATTCGTTAGGAAATTGGGTTTGCCTAATATGCCAAATTTGATGAAAACTTGAGTTTCTCACTTTTTTGTTGACAGCTGGATGCGGATGTCATAAAATGTGCCTCTAATTTATCTGCAATCGCGTTTCCCTCTGTGATAAGTAGATGACTTAAGTCGTTACTGAAGAAAGCATTCGCGCCGCCAGTATCGGTCACAGCCATTATTTGTATTGGTAGATTTGGTATGTTAGTGGAAAAGGCACTGCAAGATAAAAAAACccatgcaataaaaaatatgtaaaataaaatattatgtatacatacttTAAAGTTGCGAGAGAGGCTTTCCTCTTTGTAGAATAGACAAGTATAAAACCGTGCACTAATTCATCTCTGAACGCATTGGCTCCGTGAAAACTCGAGATAATGACTTCAACTCGACGTTTACATTCTCCCAAAAACGTTTCCAAAACTATAGATCTATCTCCGCTGAGAAAGCAACATTGATGATTGAGTAAAGGACCGAGAACATTTTCAACCGAATAAGGATCGCCGCAGAACATACACATTATTATCCTGAAATCAAACGTTGGCTAAAGTATATTCtacgaattaattaaatacaactaTTACAATTGATAATCTACCTAATGTCAGGCTCCAGACATTCGATAACACTTtgatatatgtttaaaaaaccaGCTCTATGATTTATGGATTGTATCAATTGCTGCAAAGCGTCTTTTACCAGTGAAGTCGGAAACCTTTTATGTTTCTCCTGTTCCAGATCGTCAATGCAGACATCAATAAACGGACATTGCAAActaaacaaaattaacaaagttattataTGTTCAACTTTCAATTTGTATGATTAgtacataaaaagaaattagtatgaaatcaacaatcattaacaaaaatataaaatcttcttttaaAGAATGTGATCATCTTAAATT from Solenopsis invicta isolate M01_SB chromosome 7, UNIL_Sinv_3.0, whole genome shotgun sequence harbors:
- the LOC105199818 gene encoding rho GTPase-activating protein 190 isoform X1 — encoded protein: MLNMARKSDNAKSINIAVVGLSGTEKDKGQVGVGKSCLCNRFMRSMSDDYNVEHISVLSQSDFSGRVVNNDHFLYWGEVIKTAEDGTEFQFQVIEHTEFIDDASFQPFKGGKMEPYAKRCAATKITSAEKLMYICKNQLGIEKEYEQKVLPDGKLNIDGFLCVFDVSLVPNRAIEKQVEIVANILNNLMKTKKPIVLVTTKNDDANEQFVKEAEKLIMRKEYKGSILIVETSAHENINVDLAFMILAQLIDKTKMRSKVVPFAEAGRSRKELLDSSTESLQRLIRIHVTDYRTLWSQASKKLAQLKEFSTFVELFGIEATQRLFRRHIKKLKDEQIAKKIQGYLDMLPDILHEICPDISNLINEEWSAVQQYIKAHPDFDQYFYECPEDIPWIDCDFGENNGTKIPYDVLETPEAETVFKNHINALQQEQRRLELPKRWKKQFKQLLEETGYVTPGKHLSEVRVLFMGRDCFEELSHHDCQEIYDQHQKEIIEKAKHNFQELLLEHADLFYHFKSIAPSGTITQDDIKEITDALLDDFRYKALDRLDQDRKLMLFQHLGFVHCPIREHCPAYPNCMDALIERILGTKAHRPSSWNHSSQWQLTSDNNQLNLVILGSNGLSEEFAREIRAQTDDDEVEIDCQLYTLGYRIIDGDVGLPHNSFTTSDFMPHGSFCIYSNEDSFEYIRSSLEKTLLSNLEQEDRLPFQGLPIVIMFIPEASIDEMEAMKLREEGQNLADSLQCPFIDVCIDDLEQEKHKRFPTSLVKDALQQLIQSINHRAGFLNIYQSVIECLEPDIRIIMCMFCGDPYSVENVLGPLLNHQCCFLSGDRSIVLETFLGECKRRVEVIISSFHGANAFRDELVHGFILVYSTKRKASLATLNAFSTNIPNLPIQIMAVTDTGGANAFFSNDLSHLLITEGNAIADKLEAHFMTSASSCQQKTAFYTPFFKVVWEKKPEIEQAFNMEEPGNLNDSGEGTLEYSALHPMPPPRHESYHLQTPDDGMSVTFRSGSESYEQLTPDGDLGDTGLTEQFADHRATPSDDSDIYSQVDFYREERERDLMKNEDITNKLSGWVKDTFMHQDGVNSYSHRAFTTGRRYISQIKPRPKGSSQTLKQPGKINLKDFSNVTDVISRMTIGEKDEHGPKMTMGHAPLATPELVDLGSEYAQVKDVVPNMYSAYDGDYMYALVQDSIGNNKSKLRHRREKGQPSYSDSDSEWSSLERQRATDALIKGNKKCSSHKRIRKKRTAIPVATPKVPSLASMGSGDGIVGLNYNMKDDKNWRVDPAERVSSETPDTSESSDPEHTSRSRSKQYKYAAASLRKRFSGNSLQQQYLQHPFNMKHMTQEMFSASSKQRSENTFGIPDDESSLDVSSPREINSPSFGILNKSKDSDKLTRKKDKQKAKEDEKLEKRRQKEEKLKKHAEKEKEREKKKQEKIKQTKGPGGTPISGQSQQPLIEDFAQSDTNRIPLFLEKCVRFIEDEGLDSEGIYRVPGNRAHVELLFQKFEEDGNVDIHSLDIPVNAVATALKDFFSKRLPPLIDKERMSELEDISGARGISKPMSATCMNMEDRSGRLLALRLMLNKLNPVNFDVLKFVFQHFVKVAENCKLNSMDSKNLAICWWPTLLPIEFNDLGRFEAMRPYLEDVVQTMIDQYPFLFCGEDAVVMV
- the LOC105199818 gene encoding rho GTPase-activating protein 190 isoform X2 translates to MLNMARKSDNAKSINIAVVGLSGTEKDKGQVGVGKSCLCNRFMRSMSDDYNVEHISVLSQSDFSGRVVNNDHFLYWGEVIKTAEDGTEFQFQVIEHTEFIDDASFQPFKGGKMEPYAKRCAATKITSAEKLMYICKNQLGIEKEYEQKVLPDGKLNIDGFLCVFDVSLVPNRAIEKQVEIVANILNNLMKTKKPIVLVTTKNDDANEQFVKEAEKLIMRKEYKGSILIVETSAHENINVDLAFMILAQLIDKTKMRSKVVPFAEAGRSRKELLDSSTESLQRLIRIHVTDYRTLWSQASKKLAQLKEFSTFVELFGIEATQRLFRRHIKKLKDEQIAKKIQGYLDMLPDILHEICPDISNLINEEWSAVQQYIKAHPDFDQYFYECPEDIPWIDCDFGENNGTKIPYDVLETPEAETVFKNHINALQQEQRRLEWKKQFKQLLEETGYVTPGKHLSEVRVLFMGRDCFEELSHHDCQEIYDQHQKEIIEKAKHNFQELLLEHADLFYHFKSIAPSGTITQDDIKEITDALLDDFRYKALDRLDQDRKLMLFQHLGFVHCPIREHCPAYPNCMDALIERILGTKAHRPSSWNHSSQWQLTSDNNQLNLVILGSNGLSEEFAREIRAQTDDDEVEIDCQLYTLGYRIIDGDVGLPHNSFTTSDFMPHGSFCIYSNEDSFEYIRSSLEKTLLSNLEQEDRLPFQGLPIVIMFIPEASIDEMEAMKLREEGQNLADSLQCPFIDVCIDDLEQEKHKRFPTSLVKDALQQLIQSINHRAGFLNIYQSVIECLEPDIRIIMCMFCGDPYSVENVLGPLLNHQCCFLSGDRSIVLETFLGECKRRVEVIISSFHGANAFRDELVHGFILVYSTKRKASLATLNAFSTNIPNLPIQIMAVTDTGGANAFFSNDLSHLLITEGNAIADKLEAHFMTSASSCQQKTAFYTPFFKVVWEKKPEIEQAFNMEEPGNLNDSGEGTLEYSALHPMPPPRHESYHLQTPDDGMSVTFRSGSESYEQLTPDGDLGDTGLTEQFADHRATPSDDSDIYSQVDFYREERERDLMKNEDITNKLSGWVKDTFMHQDGVNSYSHRAFTTGRRYISQIKPRPKGSSQTLKQPGKINLKDFSNVTDVISRMTIGEKDEHGPKMTMGHAPLATPELVDLGSEYAQVKDVVPNMYSAYDGDYMYALVQDSIGNNKSKLRHRREKGQPSYSDSDSEWSSLERQRATDALIKGNKKCSSHKRIRKKRTAIPVATPKVPSLASMGSGDGIVGLNYNMKDDKNWRVDPAERVSSETPDTSESSDPEHTSRSRSKQYKYAAASLRKRFSGNSLQQQYLQHPFNMKHMTQEMFSASSKQRSENTFGIPDDESSLDVSSPREINSPSFGILNKSKDSDKLTRKKDKQKAKEDEKLEKRRQKEEKLKKHAEKEKEREKKKQEKIKQTKGPGGTPISGQSQQPLIEDFAQSDTNRIPLFLEKCVRFIEDEGLDSEGIYRVPGNRAHVELLFQKFEEDGNVDIHSLDIPVNAVATALKDFFSKRLPPLIDKERMSELEDISGARGISKPMSATCMNMEDRSGRLLALRLMLNKLNPVNFDVLKFVFQHFVKVAENCKLNSMDSKNLAICWWPTLLPIEFNDLGRFEAMRPYLEDVVQTMIDQYPFLFCGEDAVVMV
- the LOC105199818 gene encoding rho GTPase-activating protein 190 isoform X4, with the translated sequence MLNMARKSDNAKSINIAVVGLSGTEKDKGQVGVGKSCLCNRFMRSMSDDYNVEHISVLSQSDFSGRVVNNDHFLYWGEVIKTAEDGTEFQFQVIEHTEFIDDASFQPFKGGKMEPYAKRCAATKITSAEKLMYICKNQLGIEKEYEQKVLPDGKLNIDGFLCVFDVSLVPNRAIEKQVEIVANILNNLMKTKKPIVLVTTKNDDANEQFVKEAEKLIMRKEYKGSILIVETSAHENINVDLAFMILAQLIDKTKMRSKVVPFAEAGRSRKELLDSSTESLQRLIRIHVTDYRTLWSQASKKLAQLKEFSTFVELFGIEATQRLFRRHIKKLKDEQIAKKIQGYLDMLPDILHEICPDISNLINEEWSAVQQYIKAHPDFDQYFYECPEDIPWIDCDFGENNGTKIPYDVLETPEAETVFKNHINALQQEQRRLELPKRWKKQFKQLLEETGYVTPGKHLSEVRVLFMGRDCFEELSHHDCQEIYDQHQKEIIEKAKHNFQELLLEHADLFYHFKSIAPSGTITQDDIKEITDALLDDFRYKALDRLDQDRKLMLFQHLGFVHCPIREHCPAYPNCMDALIERILGTKAHSSQWQLTSDNNQLNLVILGSNGLSEEFAREIRAQTDDDEVEIDCQLYTLGYRIIDGDVGLPHNSFTTSDFMPHGSFCIYSNEDSFEYIRSSLEKTLLSNLEQEDRLPFQGLPIVIMFIPEASIDEMEAMKLREEGQNLADSLQCPFIDVCIDDLEQEKHKRFPTSLVKDALQQLIQSINHRAGFLNIYQSVIECLEPDIRIIMCMFCGDPYSVENVLGPLLNHQCCFLSGDRSIVLETFLGECKRRVEVIISSFHGANAFRDELVHGFILVYSTKRKASLATLNAFSTNIPNLPIQIMAVTDTGGANAFFSNDLSHLLITEGNAIADKLEAHFMTSASSCQQKTAFYTPFFKVVWEKKPEIEQAFNMEEPGNLNDSGEGTLEYSALHPMPPPRHESYHLQTPDDGMSVTFRSGSESYEQLTPDGDLGDTGLTEQFADHRATPSDDSDIYSQVDFYREERERDLMKNEDITNKLSGWVKDTFMHQDGVNSYSHRAFTTGRRYISQIKPRPKGSSQTLKQPGKINLKDFSNVTDVISRMTIGEKDEHGPKMTMGHAPLATPELVDLGSEYAQVKDVVPNMYSAYDGDYMYALVQDSIGNNKSKLRHRREKGQPSYSDSDSEWSSLERQRATDALIKGNKKCSSHKRIRKKRTAIPVATPKVPSLASMGSGDGIVGLNYNMKDDKNWRVDPAERVSSETPDTSESSDPEHTSRSRSKQYKYAAASLRKRFSGNSLQQQYLQHPFNMKHMTQEMFSASSKQRSENTFGIPDDESSLDVSSPREINSPSFGILNKSKDSDKLTRKKDKQKAKEDEKLEKRRQKEEKLKKHAEKEKEREKKKQEKIKQTKGPGGTPISGQSQQPLIEDFAQSDTNRIPLFLEKCVRFIEDEGLDSEGIYRVPGNRAHVELLFQKFEEDGNVDIHSLDIPVNAVATALKDFFSKRLPPLIDKERMSELEDISGARGISKPMSATCMNMEDRSGRLLALRLMLNKLNPVNFDVLKFVFQHFVKVAENCKLNSMDSKNLAICWWPTLLPIEFNDLGRFEAMRPYLEDVVQTMIDQYPFLFCGEDAVVMV
- the LOC105199818 gene encoding rho GTPase-activating protein 190 isoform X3, which produces MLNMARKSDNAKSINIAVVGLSGTEKDKGQVGVGKSCLCNRFMRSMSDDYNVEHISVLSQSDFSGRVVNNDHFLYWGEVIKTAEDGTEFQFQVIEHTEFIDDASFQPFKGGKMEPYAKRCAATKITSAEKLMYICKNQLGIEKEYEQKVLPDGKLNIDGFLCVFDVSLVPNRAIEKQVEIVANILNNLMKTKKPIVLVTTKNDDANEQFVKEAEKLIMRKEYKGSILIVETSAHENINVDLAFMILAQLIDKTKMRSKVVPFAEAGRSRKELLDSSTESLQRLIRIHVTDYRTLWSQASKKLAQLKEFSTFVELFGIEATQRLFRRHIKKLKDEQIAKKIQGYLDMLPDILHEICPDISNLINEEWSAVQQYIKAHPDFDQYFYECPEDIPWIDCDFGENNGTKIPYDVLETPEAETVFKNHINALQQEQRRLELPKRWKKQFKQLLEETGYVTPGKHLSEVRVLFMGRDCFEELSHHDCQEIYDQHQKEIIEKAKHNFQELLLEHADLFYHFKSIAPSGTITQDDIKEITDALLDDFRYKALDRLDQDRKLMLFQHLGFVHCPIREHCPAYPNCMDALIERILGTKAHRPSSWNHSSQWQLTSDNNQLNLVILGSNGLSEEFAREIRAQTDDDEVEIDCQLYTLGYRIIDGDVGLPHNSFTTSDFMPHGSFCIYSNEDSFEYIRSSLEKTLLSNLEQEDRLPFQGLPIVIMFIPEASIDEMEAMKLREEGQNLADSLQCPFIDVCIDDLEQEKHKRFPTSLVKDALQQLIQSINHRAGFLNIYQSVIECLEPDIRIIMCMFCGDPYSVENVLGPLLNHQCCFLSGDRSIVLETFLGECKRRVEVIISSFHGANAFRDELVHGFILVYSTKRKASLATLNAFSTNIPNLPIQIMAVTDTGGANAFFSNDLSHLLITEGNAIADKLEAHFMTSASSCQQKTAFYTPFFKVVWEKKPEIEQAFNMEEPGNLNDSGEGTLEYSALHPMPPPRHESYHLQTPDDGSGSESYEQLTPDGDLGDTGLTEQFADHRATPSDDSDIYSQVDFYREERERDLMKNEDITNKLSGWVKDTFMHQDGVNSYSHRAFTTGRRYISQIKPRPKGSSQTLKQPGKINLKDFSNVTDVISRMTIGEKDEHGPKMTMGHAPLATPELVDLGSEYAQVKDVVPNMYSAYDGDYMYALVQDSIGNNKSKLRHRREKGQPSYSDSDSEWSSLERQRATDALIKGNKKCSSHKRIRKKRTAIPVATPKVPSLASMGSGDGIVGLNYNMKDDKNWRVDPAERVSSETPDTSESSDPEHTSRSRSKQYKYAAASLRKRFSGNSLQQQYLQHPFNMKHMTQEMFSASSKQRSENTFGIPDDESSLDVSSPREINSPSFGILNKSKDSDKLTRKKDKQKAKEDEKLEKRRQKEEKLKKHAEKEKEREKKKQEKIKQTKGPGGTPISGQSQQPLIEDFAQSDTNRIPLFLEKCVRFIEDEGLDSEGIYRVPGNRAHVELLFQKFEEDGNVDIHSLDIPVNAVATALKDFFSKRLPPLIDKERMSELEDISGARGISKPMSATCMNMEDRSGRLLALRLMLNKLNPVNFDVLKFVFQHFVKVAENCKLNSMDSKNLAICWWPTLLPIEFNDLGRFEAMRPYLEDVVQTMIDQYPFLFCGEDAVVMV
- the LOC105199818 gene encoding rho GTPase-activating protein 190 isoform X5; amino-acid sequence: MLNMARKSDNAKSINIAVVGLSGTEKDKGQVGVGKSCLCNRFMRSMSDDYNVEHISVLSQSDFSGRVVNNDHFLYWGEVIKTAEDGTEFQFQVIEHTEFIDDASFQPFKGGKMEPYAKRCAATKITSAEKLMYICKNQLGIEKEYEQKVLPDGKLNIDGFLCVFDVSLVPNRAIEKQVEIVANILNNLMKTKKPIVLVTTKNDDANEQFVKEAEKLIMRKEYKGSILIVETSAHENINVDLAFMILAQLIDKTKMRSKVVPFAEAGRSRKELLDSSTESLQRLIRIHVTDYRTLWSQASKKLAQLKEFSTFVELFGIEATQRLFRRHIKKLKDEQIAKKIQGYLDMLPDILHEICPDISNLINEEWSAVQQYIKAHPDFDQYFYECPEDIPWIDCDFGENNGTKIPYDVLETPEAETVFKNHINALQQEQRRLELPKRWKKQFKQLLEETGYVTPGKHLSEVRVLFMGRDCFEELSHHDCQEIYDQHQKEIIEKAKHNFQELLLEHADLFYHFKSIAPSGTITQDDIKEITDALLDDFRYKALDRLDQDRKLMLFQHLGFVHCPIREHCPAYPNCMDALIERILGTKAHRPSSWNHSSQWQLTSDNNQLNLVILGSNGLSEEFAREIRAQTDDDEVEIDCQLYTLGYRIIDGDVGLPHNSFTTSDFMPHGSFCIYSNEDSFEYIRSSLEKTLLSNLEQEDRLPFQGLPIVIMFIPEASIDEMEAMKLREEGQNLADSLQCPFIDVCIDDLEQEKHKRFPTSLVKDALQQLIQSINHRAGFLNIYQSVIECLEPDIRIIMCMFCGDPYSVENVLGPLLNHQCCFLSGDRSIVLETFLGECKRRVEVIISSFHGANAFRDELVHGFILVYSTKRKASLATLNAFSTNIPNLPIQIMAVTDTGGANAFFSNDLSHLLITEGNAIADKLEAHFMTSASSCQQKTAFYTPFFKVVWEKKPEIEQAFNMEEPGNLNDSGEGTLEYSALHPMPPPRHESYHLQTPDDGMSVTFRSGSESYEQLTPDGDLGDTGLTEQFADHRATPSDDSDIYSQVDFYREERERDLMKNEDITNKLSGWVKDTFMHQDGVNSYSHRAFTTGRRYISQIKPRPKGSSQTLKQPGKINLKDFSNVTDVISRMTIGEKDEHGPKMTMGHAPLATPELVDLGSEYAQVKDVVPNMYSAYDGDYMYALVQDSIGNNKSKLRHRREKGQPSYSDSDSEWSSLERQRATDALIKGNKKCSSHKRIRKKRTAIPVATPKVPSLASMGSGDGIVGLNYNMKDDKNWRVDPAERVSSETPDTSESSDPEHTSRSRSKQYKYAAASLRKRFSGNSLQQQYLQHPFNMKHMTQEMFSASYDESSLDVSSPREINSPSFGILNKSKDSDKLTRKKDKQKAKEDEKLEKRRQKEEKLKKHAEKEKEREKKKQEKIKQTKGPGGTPISGQSQQPLIEDFAQSDTNRIPLFLEKCVRFIEDEGLDSEGIYRVPGNRAHVELLFQKFEEDGNVDIHSLDIPVNAVATALKDFFSKRLPPLIDKERMSELEDISGARGISKPMSATCMNMEDRSGRLLALRLMLNKLNPVNFDVLKFVFQHFVKVAENCKLNSMDSKNLAICWWPTLLPIEFNDLGRFEAMRPYLEDVVQTMIDQYPFLFCGEDAVVMV